Proteins from one Longimicrobium sp. genomic window:
- a CDS encoding DUF4129 domain-containing protein yields MPAPLPTAADVRKAVATVYQRPEFEERHGFGEWFWQQVGRFFERIGRWMGSVANLRNTSPPLYWTIVGGLTLAVAAAIAYLVWKAVRRARDEEPAAKSGKLSKPRTATDWEAEAARLAAEGKLREAAAALYQALLLRLDALSVVRFDASKTPGDYRIEARGNARASHALGTFLGVFEPVAFGGRALDMDGWERLRAAVAEGTAGE; encoded by the coding sequence GTGCCCGCGCCGCTCCCCACCGCCGCCGACGTGCGGAAGGCGGTCGCCACCGTGTACCAGCGGCCCGAGTTCGAGGAGCGCCACGGCTTCGGCGAGTGGTTCTGGCAGCAGGTGGGCCGCTTCTTCGAGCGCATCGGCCGGTGGATGGGGTCGGTCGCCAACCTGCGCAACACCTCGCCGCCGCTGTACTGGACCATCGTGGGCGGGCTCACGCTGGCCGTGGCCGCGGCCATCGCGTACCTGGTGTGGAAGGCCGTCCGCCGCGCCCGCGACGAGGAGCCCGCGGCGAAGAGCGGGAAGCTGTCGAAGCCGCGCACCGCCACCGACTGGGAGGCCGAGGCCGCGCGCCTGGCCGCCGAGGGAAAGCTGCGCGAGGCCGCCGCCGCGCTCTACCAGGCGCTGCTGCTGCGGCTTGACGCGCTCAGCGTCGTCCGCTTCGATGCCAGCAAGACGCCGGGCGACTACCGCATCGAGGCGCGCGGCAACGCCCGGGCCTCGCACGCGCTGGGCACATTCCTGGGCGTGTTCGAGCCGGTGGCCTTCGGCGGGCGCGCGCTGGACATGGACGGGTGGGAGCGGTTGCGCGCCGCCGTGGCCGAGGGAACCGCCGGTGAATAG
- a CDS encoding DUF58 domain-containing protein, with product MNVLPSRRFLLLLALLSPLFLVGAAAAFAADAMLLALFALDALWTPAARLRIERRAPQRIGLGATARDMLVVENRGRVAARVRLTDDLPDILVREGDWVREAVVRPGRDAEIGFPVLAERRGDVEYGDVHVRVLGPLGLAWRQRRVERADPLRVMPGMLEVRRYRLLGLHNRLREAGFRPVRQRGEGGSFESLREYSRGDDPRTIDWKATARRSKLIVRQYEVERRQNVVILVDAGRLMTEKVGDRERLDYALTAALLLADVASLHGDQVGLLVFADRVQQYIPPSRGSISTLAEALGGVHARMVEPNYPAAFTYLAKQLRRRSLLVVFTDIIDAQASSALVAHLGKAASRHLPIAVALRNPDLEATAQVPARSEADVYRRAAAEELLQARAAALTSMQRSGVLIADARPTDAVPTVVNRYLDVKRRGLL from the coding sequence TTGAACGTTCTTCCCTCCCGCCGGTTCCTGCTCCTGCTGGCGCTGCTCTCCCCGCTTTTCCTGGTGGGCGCGGCGGCCGCCTTCGCCGCCGACGCCATGCTGCTGGCGCTGTTCGCGCTGGACGCGCTGTGGACGCCCGCGGCGCGGCTGCGCATCGAGCGGCGGGCGCCGCAGCGCATCGGGCTGGGCGCCACCGCGCGCGACATGCTGGTGGTGGAGAACCGCGGCCGGGTTGCCGCGCGCGTCCGCCTGACCGACGACCTTCCCGACATCCTGGTCCGCGAGGGCGACTGGGTGCGCGAGGCCGTGGTCCGCCCCGGCCGCGACGCGGAGATCGGCTTCCCCGTCCTGGCCGAGCGCCGTGGCGACGTGGAGTACGGCGACGTGCACGTGCGCGTCCTGGGCCCGCTCGGCCTGGCCTGGCGGCAGCGGCGCGTGGAACGCGCGGACCCGCTGCGGGTGATGCCGGGGATGCTGGAGGTGCGGCGCTACCGTCTGCTGGGGCTGCACAACCGCCTGCGCGAGGCCGGCTTCCGCCCCGTGCGTCAGCGCGGCGAGGGCGGCAGCTTCGAGTCGCTGCGCGAGTACTCGCGCGGCGACGATCCGCGCACCATCGACTGGAAGGCCACGGCGCGGCGCTCCAAGCTGATCGTGCGCCAGTACGAGGTGGAGCGCCGCCAGAACGTGGTGATCCTGGTGGACGCGGGGCGGCTGATGACGGAGAAGGTGGGCGACCGCGAGCGGCTGGACTACGCGCTGACCGCCGCGCTCCTGCTGGCCGACGTGGCCTCGCTGCACGGCGACCAGGTGGGGCTGCTGGTGTTCGCCGACCGGGTGCAGCAGTACATCCCGCCGTCGCGCGGCAGCATCAGCACGCTGGCCGAGGCGCTGGGGGGCGTGCACGCGCGGATGGTGGAGCCCAACTATCCCGCCGCGTTCACCTATCTGGCGAAGCAGCTGAGGCGCAGGTCGCTGCTCGTCGTCTTCACCGACATCATCGACGCGCAGGCCTCGTCCGCGCTGGTCGCGCACCTGGGGAAGGCGGCCTCGCGCCATCTCCCCATCGCCGTGGCCCTGCGCAACCCGGACCTGGAGGCGACCGCGCAGGTCCCCGCGCGGAGCGAGGCCGACGTCTACCGCCGCGCCGCCGCGGAGGAGCTGCTGCAGGCCCGCGCCGCCGCGCTCACGTCCATGCAGCGCAGCGGCGTCCTCATCGCCGACGCCCGCCCGACCGACGCCGTCCCCACCGTCGTGAACCGCTACCTCGACGTGAAGCGCCGCGGGCTGCTGTAA
- a CDS encoding DUF4350 domain-containing protein, protein MNSRRDVLILVAILVGVVLLTLLAGGGSGAGPGGSDRRASTYLATPHGTRALRDVLVELKIPSDRRLQAYVDADSLAGPLVLLAPSANPSPGELHGLAAWVRGGGTLLYAAGMGEDEVGDSLGIATTYIAGGVAGEGAVATAEPGPLTEGVTTVDGFRFGFESGTPGMRNAKVLASSGGYPVVIDYRLGRGRVIAWADALPLTNTRLKSSHAAELFARTAVDAAGGRTLWFDEYHHGFKSGGSVVRGTARFLASERAGHAALQVMAAILGVLLLVGRRFGRPLPSPPARRRSPLEHVEALAGAYRQAGARDTARRLLLAGMARRLGRRTPHTPAAEAELLRRLSSHPTAGEAARVLEAEWRKGRSADLVALSRDVDRYLDEVSRT, encoded by the coding sequence GTGAATAGCCGCCGCGACGTGCTGATCCTCGTCGCCATCCTGGTGGGGGTGGTTCTCCTCACCCTGCTCGCGGGCGGCGGGTCGGGGGCGGGGCCGGGGGGATCGGACCGCCGCGCCTCCACCTACCTCGCCACGCCCCACGGCACCCGCGCGCTCCGCGACGTGCTGGTGGAGCTGAAGATCCCCTCCGACCGCCGCCTGCAGGCGTACGTGGACGCCGACTCGCTGGCGGGCCCGCTGGTGCTGCTGGCGCCGTCGGCCAACCCCTCGCCGGGCGAGCTGCACGGGCTGGCGGCGTGGGTGCGCGGCGGCGGCACGCTCCTCTATGCCGCCGGGATGGGCGAGGACGAGGTGGGCGACTCGCTGGGGATCGCCACCACGTACATCGCGGGCGGCGTGGCCGGCGAGGGCGCCGTCGCCACCGCCGAGCCGGGGCCGCTGACGGAAGGGGTCACCACGGTGGACGGCTTCCGCTTCGGCTTCGAGAGCGGCACGCCGGGGATGCGGAACGCGAAGGTGCTGGCCAGCTCCGGCGGGTATCCGGTGGTGATCGACTACCGGCTGGGGCGCGGGCGGGTGATCGCTTGGGCCGACGCGCTCCCGCTCACCAACACGCGGCTGAAGTCCAGCCACGCAGCCGAGCTCTTCGCGCGCACCGCGGTGGACGCGGCGGGGGGGCGCACCCTCTGGTTCGACGAGTACCACCACGGCTTCAAGAGCGGCGGCAGCGTGGTCCGCGGCACCGCGCGCTTCCTGGCCAGCGAGCGTGCCGGGCACGCGGCGCTGCAGGTGATGGCCGCCATCCTGGGCGTGCTGCTGCTGGTGGGGCGCCGCTTCGGGCGGCCGCTGCCGTCGCCCCCCGCGCGCCGGCGCTCGCCGCTGGAGCACGTGGAGGCGCTGGCCGGCGCGTACCGGCAGGCGGGCGCCCGCGACACCGCGCGCCGCCTGCTGCTGGCGGGAATGGCGCGGCGGCTGGGCCGGCGCACGCCGCACACGCCGGCCGCCGAGGCCGAGCTGCTGCGGCGCCTGTCCAGCCACCCCACGGCGGGCGAGGCGGCGCGGGTGCTGGAGGCGGAGTGGAGGAAGGGGCGGAGCGCCGACCTGGTGGCGCTTTCCCGCGACGTGGACCGCTACCTGGACGAGGTTTCGCGAACGTGA
- a CDS encoding type II toxin-antitoxin system Phd/YefM family antitoxin: MINLKDIHSLSDFQRNARSYVEHLKVTGRPQVLTVHGQAELVVQHADAYQKLLDLAANAAAIVGIQRGLQGMYEGTGEDAEDAFASLERELGISEQA; the protein is encoded by the coding sequence GTGATCAACCTGAAGGACATCCACTCGCTTTCCGACTTTCAGCGGAACGCGCGGAGCTACGTGGAGCATCTGAAAGTGACCGGCCGTCCCCAGGTTTTGACGGTACACGGGCAGGCCGAGCTCGTGGTCCAGCACGCCGACGCGTACCAGAAGCTCCTCGATCTGGCGGCCAACGCCGCGGCCATCGTGGGCATCCAGCGGGGTTTGCAGGGGATGTACGAGGGAACCGGCGAAGATGCCGAGGATGCGTTCGCCTCTCTCGAACGTGAGCTCGGGATCTCGGAGCAGGCGTAG
- a CDS encoding copper resistance CopC/CopD family protein — MPRSLAPFRAAAAAALLSATLVRPAPAAAHTRLQSSRPADHAAVGDTLRTLHLRFSEAVAPAMSVLELRLGDSVVARGAMRGDPADANALDFALPGRLSPGGYVASWRAASADGHVVRGTLAFTVEAAEPAPAIAAASGFAPRGDVAPGDGQPSADAGAMEDEGDSDAAAPLPVAVRWMEFLALLGMIGSVSFHLLVIRRLRGGEMEKVADRAEYGVWYLAAAAAALSLLTLLARLWLQSVALNGAADAFDGEMLNALLTGTVWGSGWILQALATVAFFLGLMVARAPHGRSVGWMGSAVAALLLAAVPALSGHAAAEERLTALAIASDWLHVLGAGVWLGTLAAVMLAGLPAAAFAGEGKATADFARIVAVFSPVALAGAGLAGATGVVNSLFHITAIPDLWRTGYGVMLLAKLALLAIVGAIGFYNWRFVLPTLQASESPSRLRRTAGAELAAGLLVVLVTAILVALPPP; from the coding sequence ATGCCCCGCTCGCTCGCCCCCTTCCGCGCGGCCGCCGCGGCCGCGCTCCTGTCCGCCACGCTGGTGCGCCCCGCCCCCGCGGCGGCGCACACGCGGCTCCAGTCGTCCCGCCCCGCGGACCACGCCGCGGTGGGCGACACGCTGCGCACTCTCCATCTCCGGTTCAGCGAGGCCGTCGCCCCGGCGATGTCCGTGCTGGAGCTGCGGCTGGGCGATTCGGTCGTCGCGCGCGGGGCGATGCGCGGCGATCCGGCGGACGCGAACGCGCTCGATTTCGCCCTCCCCGGCCGCCTCTCGCCCGGCGGCTACGTGGCGAGCTGGCGCGCGGCGTCGGCGGACGGGCACGTGGTCCGCGGCACCCTGGCGTTCACGGTCGAGGCGGCGGAGCCCGCGCCGGCCATCGCCGCGGCATCCGGGTTCGCGCCGCGGGGCGACGTCGCGCCGGGTGACGGGCAGCCCTCGGCGGACGCGGGGGCGATGGAGGACGAGGGGGATTCGGATGCCGCGGCGCCGCTCCCGGTGGCGGTGCGGTGGATGGAGTTCCTGGCGCTGCTGGGGATGATCGGCTCCGTGTCCTTCCATCTCCTCGTCATCCGCCGGCTGCGGGGCGGGGAGATGGAGAAGGTGGCGGACCGCGCGGAGTACGGCGTGTGGTACCTGGCCGCCGCCGCCGCCGCGCTCTCGCTGCTGACGCTGCTCGCGCGGCTCTGGCTGCAGAGCGTGGCCCTGAACGGCGCCGCCGACGCCTTCGACGGGGAGATGCTGAACGCGCTGCTCACCGGCACCGTGTGGGGGAGCGGGTGGATCCTGCAGGCGCTGGCGACGGTGGCGTTCTTCCTGGGATTGATGGTGGCGCGGGCGCCGCACGGGCGATCGGTGGGGTGGATGGGCTCCGCGGTGGCCGCGCTCCTCCTGGCCGCCGTCCCCGCGCTCAGCGGCCACGCGGCTGCGGAGGAGCGGCTGACCGCGCTGGCGATCGCGTCGGACTGGCTGCACGTGCTGGGCGCCGGCGTCTGGCTGGGAACCTTGGCGGCGGTAATGCTGGCCGGCCTCCCCGCCGCCGCCTTTGCCGGCGAGGGGAAGGCGACGGCGGACTTCGCGCGCATCGTGGCGGTGTTCTCGCCGGTGGCGCTCGCGGGGGCGGGGCTGGCGGGCGCGACGGGGGTGGTCAACTCGCTCTTCCACATCACCGCCATCCCGGACCTGTGGCGCACCGGGTACGGGGTGATGCTGCTGGCCAAGCTGGCGCTGCTGGCCATCGTCGGCGCGATCGGCTTCTACAACTGGCGCTTCGTCCTCCCCACGCTGCAAGCCTCCGAATCGCCCTCGCGGCTGCGGCGCACGGCCGGGGCGGAGCTCGCCGCCGGCCTCCTCGTCGTCCTCGTGACGGCGATCCTCGTCGCGCTCCCGCCTCCCTGA
- a CDS encoding DUF7544 domain-containing protein, with protein sequence MAFSQLRPLGIGEILDGAFGIYRRNFTSLFLTALLPQLPIVAVVGAMAAAGALTGDNAPVLILAVLVPLVLISLVVIVGGVTWQFSRAYTGQPVSTGQAIRRGAEQVLPLGAALLLVWILAFLGFFAFMIGMIVMLASLFAVIPAVVLERRGPLQAISRSWQLISGGWLEVLVIGFVVFMLQSLPSYAMSMGFSLGALILGPETTAGKAVYISGQVLSGLSNTLIVPFWLGCKVLLYYDRRVRTEALDVQMMTEALNALPGAPVEDVVPAPVPAGRPIPRWG encoded by the coding sequence ATGGCATTCTCCCAGCTTCGCCCGCTCGGCATCGGCGAGATCCTGGACGGCGCGTTCGGCATCTACCGGCGCAACTTCACCTCGCTCTTCCTGACCGCGCTCCTCCCGCAACTCCCCATCGTTGCCGTGGTGGGCGCGATGGCGGCGGCGGGCGCGCTCACCGGCGACAACGCGCCCGTTCTCATCCTGGCCGTGCTGGTGCCGCTGGTCCTGATCAGCCTGGTTGTGATTGTGGGCGGCGTGACCTGGCAGTTCTCGCGCGCCTACACCGGGCAGCCGGTGAGCACCGGCCAGGCGATCCGGCGCGGGGCCGAGCAGGTGCTTCCGCTGGGCGCGGCCCTCCTGCTCGTCTGGATCCTGGCTTTCCTGGGCTTCTTCGCGTTCATGATCGGGATGATCGTGATGCTGGCGTCGCTCTTCGCCGTCATCCCCGCGGTGGTGCTGGAGCGGCGCGGGCCCCTCCAGGCCATCTCCCGCTCCTGGCAGCTGATCTCCGGCGGCTGGCTGGAGGTGCTGGTGATCGGCTTCGTGGTGTTCATGCTGCAGTCGCTCCCCAGCTACGCCATGTCGATGGGCTTCTCGCTCGGCGCCCTCATCCTGGGCCCCGAAACCACCGCGGGGAAGGCCGTCTACATCAGCGGGCAGGTGCTGTCCGGGCTGTCCAACACGCTGATCGTGCCCTTCTGGCTGGGGTGCAAGGTGCTGCTGTACTACGACCGCCGCGTGCGCACCGAAGCGCTCGACGTGCAGATGATGACCGAGGCGCTGAACGCCCTCCCCGGCGCGCCAGTCGAAGACGTCGTTCCCGCGCCCGTCCCCGCCGGCCGCCCCATCCCCCGCTGGGGGTGA
- a CDS encoding AAA family ATPase, which produces MGTPPAEAGRAHEVLERLDGVVLGQYAMLRQMMVALLAGGHALIEGVPGTAKTLAIRSLALALDLRFGRVQFTPDLMPTDLVGVNVLDELKKEFVYHPGPIFADLLLADEINRAPAKTQAALLEAMQERQVTVDGKTRPLPVGFTVFASQNPVEYEGTYPLPEAQLDRFLLKITVDYPAADAERAILDRYAGGFSADRPDTYGVQPVLSSGDLVRLRQSVAAVHVEPVVRDYITRIVRATREEPSFALGASPRAGVALFLAARAEALLSGRDFVTPDDVKSLAGPVLRHRVVLTPEAEVEGQRVDDRLRGLLQSIPAPRLATQQPGPPPA; this is translated from the coding sequence ATGGGCACCCCCCCGGCCGAGGCGGGCCGCGCGCACGAGGTGCTGGAGCGGCTGGACGGCGTGGTGCTGGGGCAGTACGCCATGCTGCGGCAGATGATGGTGGCGCTCCTGGCCGGCGGGCACGCGCTGATCGAGGGCGTGCCGGGAACGGCCAAGACGCTGGCCATCCGCTCGCTGGCGCTGGCGCTGGACCTGCGCTTCGGGCGCGTGCAGTTCACCCCGGACCTGATGCCGACGGACCTGGTGGGCGTGAACGTGCTGGACGAGCTGAAGAAGGAGTTCGTCTACCACCCTGGTCCCATCTTCGCCGACCTGCTGCTGGCGGACGAGATCAACCGCGCCCCCGCCAAGACGCAGGCCGCGCTCCTCGAGGCCATGCAGGAGCGGCAGGTGACGGTCGACGGGAAGACGCGCCCGCTCCCGGTGGGCTTTACCGTGTTCGCCTCGCAGAACCCGGTGGAGTACGAGGGCACCTACCCGCTCCCCGAGGCGCAGCTCGACCGCTTCCTGCTGAAGATCACGGTCGACTACCCCGCCGCCGACGCCGAGCGCGCCATCCTGGACCGCTACGCCGGCGGCTTCAGCGCCGACCGGCCCGACACCTACGGCGTGCAGCCGGTCCTCTCCTCGGGCGACCTGGTGCGGCTGCGGCAGTCGGTGGCGGCGGTGCACGTGGAGCCCGTGGTGCGCGACTACATCACCCGCATCGTCCGCGCGACCCGCGAGGAGCCGAGCTTCGCGCTGGGGGCCAGCCCGCGCGCGGGGGTGGCGCTGTTCCTGGCCGCGCGCGCCGAGGCCCTGCTCTCCGGCCGCGACTTCGTCACCCCGGACGACGTGAAGTCGCTGGCCGGCCCGGTGCTGCGCCACCGCGTGGTGCTCACCCCCGAGGCCGAGGTCGAGGGCCAGCGCGTGGACGACCGCCTCCGCGGCCTCCTCCAGTCCATCCCCGCGCCGCGCCTGGCCACGCAGCAGCCGGGACCGCCGCCGGCGTGA
- a CDS encoding MarR family winged helix-turn-helix transcriptional regulator produces the protein MTTMDAARELRRALRELVRLQQLRERDRTSAYGVTVSGAHVLEVLAERGALSLNALSAELFVDKSTACRTVGLLEDRGLVARLADSRDGRAIRVELTDDGRVLEARLRQDAVWEAEALLSALPAEDADGALRLIRELTRTSAAHAGAALAE, from the coding sequence ATGACGACGATGGATGCCGCCCGCGAGCTGCGCCGGGCGCTGCGCGAGCTGGTGCGGCTGCAGCAGCTGCGCGAGCGCGACCGGACCAGCGCGTACGGCGTGACGGTGAGCGGCGCGCACGTGCTGGAGGTGCTGGCCGAGCGCGGCGCCCTGTCGCTGAACGCGCTCTCGGCCGAGCTGTTCGTGGACAAGAGCACCGCCTGCCGCACCGTGGGCCTGCTGGAGGACCGCGGCCTGGTCGCGCGCCTGGCCGACAGCCGCGACGGCCGCGCCATCCGCGTGGAGCTGACGGACGACGGCCGCGTGCTGGAGGCGCGCCTGCGCCAGGACGCCGTCTGGGAAGCGGAGGCCCTCCTCTCCGCCCTCCCCGCGGAAGATGCTGACGGCGCGCTCCGCCTGATCCGCGAGCTGACGCGCACCTCCGCCGCCCACGCGGGCGCCGCGCTGGCGGAGTAG
- a CDS encoding GGDEF domain-containing protein: protein MDKSVGSLVAFIGAVTQMGGSVLLAAFFLLLRGQARRRPYFRAWSLAWVWMSAALFAVFLLYRMGWAPGGAAARAGWMAYQLAKLLFLSSLLAGALAYAAAVRPAAVLRVAVPASLAYAAGSVFVSSGLNRVVALQGPVAAVVLGCCAWLLLRLPRSRSSLGSRATGTVFALMSALWAFYAAAFPFWDSSGAELGGVAGFIVRYNSYLDLLLQMLLGYGMVVLLMEDTRRETDAAHHELAVAHDQLKRVALHDSLTGALNRRAWSEGVGMEAVRASFGAAVMLDLDNLKTVNDVHGHAAGDELLRRTAEVLRAAIRPTDRLFRWGGDEFLVLMAGSRAADARRRIEETVAGAGAGMEDDDPRRLMMSVGAAEFAGGEALDEAIRRADAAMYEEKSRRRGALAARRHPSADAA from the coding sequence ATGGACAAATCCGTGGGCAGCCTGGTGGCCTTCATCGGCGCCGTCACGCAGATGGGCGGGTCGGTGCTGCTGGCCGCCTTCTTCCTGCTCCTGCGCGGGCAGGCGCGGCGGCGCCCGTACTTCCGCGCCTGGAGCCTGGCGTGGGTGTGGATGTCGGCCGCGCTGTTCGCCGTCTTCCTCCTCTACCGCATGGGGTGGGCGCCCGGGGGCGCGGCCGCGCGCGCCGGCTGGATGGCGTACCAGCTGGCCAAGCTCCTCTTCCTGTCCTCGCTGCTGGCCGGCGCGCTGGCGTACGCCGCCGCCGTGCGCCCCGCGGCGGTGCTGCGGGTGGCCGTGCCCGCGTCGCTGGCGTACGCGGCGGGGTCGGTCTTCGTCTCGTCGGGGCTGAACCGCGTGGTGGCGCTGCAGGGGCCGGTGGCCGCGGTGGTGCTGGGGTGCTGCGCGTGGCTCCTGCTGCGCCTCCCCCGCTCGCGCTCGTCGCTGGGAAGCCGGGCCACGGGAACGGTGTTCGCGCTGATGAGCGCGCTGTGGGCGTTCTACGCGGCCGCCTTCCCGTTCTGGGACAGCTCCGGCGCGGAGTTGGGCGGGGTGGCCGGGTTCATCGTGCGCTACAACTCGTACCTGGACCTGCTGCTGCAGATGCTGCTGGGGTACGGGATGGTGGTGCTGCTGATGGAAGACACCCGGCGCGAGACCGACGCCGCGCACCACGAGCTGGCGGTGGCGCACGACCAGCTGAAGCGGGTGGCGCTGCACGACTCGCTCACCGGCGCGCTGAACCGCCGCGCGTGGAGCGAGGGGGTGGGGATGGAGGCGGTGCGCGCCTCGTTCGGCGCGGCGGTGATGCTGGACCTGGACAACCTGAAGACGGTGAACGACGTGCACGGCCACGCCGCGGGCGACGAGCTGCTGCGCCGCACCGCCGAGGTGCTGCGCGCGGCGATCCGCCCCACCGACCGGCTCTTCCGCTGGGGCGGCGACGAGTTCCTGGTGCTGATGGCGGGCTCGCGCGCCGCCGACGCCCGCCGGAGGATCGAGGAGACGGTGGCGGGCGCCGGCGCGGGGATGGAGGACGACGACCCGCGGCGGCTGATGATGAGCGTGGGCGCGGCCGAGTTCGCCGGCGGCGAGGCGCTGGACGAGGCCATCCGCCGCGCCGACGCGGCGATGTACGAAGAGAAGTCGCGCCGCCGGGGCGCCCTGGCCGCGCGGCGCCACCCATCCGCGGACGCGGCTTGA